The proteins below come from a single Chryseobacterium sp. MA9 genomic window:
- a CDS encoding DUF3945 domain-containing protein produces the protein MEDSTNTQNPDPSSLNTLLVFNPKTQKIEAVKTVDEKGDLMTVPNTQKNQNQFLKIDKHGDLLSNFFSNFLSQLKNPTLFNFFTCPLKESEKIGKQIQNHLEHPSTEGQEFLNTYKIVTPNTNSMSTNPLSEKENQYSPDQIDWEMMSKFGLTQEKLEKANALEPMLRGFKTNGLVPISLNLGSALIRIDARLSLSTNDAGDVRINLHGIRKEPNFNFKFLGHEFTAEDRQNLIENGNMGRVVDLINPKTDEIIPSLISRDRLTNELVAYKVEHIKIPDEIKGIRLDESQKQTLIEGKALYLEGMISTKGEPFNAHVQFNADKKYVEFLFDHKQSQQQSQSHSQTEVPRTFRGKELNDEQYDRFKAGQTIYLDGLLDKKNQPYQGYITLNQENGKIDFSFKDPDKIQQQAKPTEEHKTQTAVNSEGKTNEATKHLKEPLQKGQQSPKDKSQQVKQDKPQPRARKRI, from the coding sequence ATGGAAGATAGCACAAACACTCAAAACCCTGATCCCTCTTCACTCAATACTCTATTGGTTTTCAATCCCAAAACCCAGAAGATTGAAGCGGTAAAGACTGTTGATGAAAAAGGAGACCTTATGACAGTACCCAATACTCAAAAAAATCAAAATCAGTTTTTAAAAATTGATAAACATGGCGATTTACTCTCCAACTTTTTTTCCAATTTTCTGAGCCAGCTCAAAAACCCGACTTTATTCAACTTCTTCACCTGCCCACTCAAAGAATCTGAAAAGATTGGAAAACAGATTCAAAATCACCTCGAGCATCCAAGTACGGAGGGCCAAGAATTTCTAAACACCTATAAAATAGTAACCCCAAACACCAATAGTATGAGTACAAACCCATTATCAGAAAAAGAGAATCAATATTCCCCGGACCAGATTGACTGGGAAATGATGTCAAAATTTGGCTTAACCCAGGAAAAATTAGAAAAAGCAAATGCTTTGGAACCTATGTTAAGAGGATTTAAAACAAACGGCCTCGTTCCCATTAGTCTGAATCTCGGGTCAGCGCTTATCCGAATAGACGCCCGTCTTTCACTGAGCACCAATGATGCAGGAGATGTAAGGATTAATCTCCATGGCATCAGAAAAGAACCCAATTTCAATTTTAAGTTTCTGGGCCATGAATTTACCGCTGAAGACAGACAGAATTTAATCGAAAACGGAAATATGGGACGTGTGGTGGATCTTATCAACCCAAAGACAGATGAAATCATTCCTTCCCTTATCAGCAGAGACCGGCTGACCAATGAACTGGTTGCTTATAAAGTAGAGCATATTAAAATTCCTGATGAGATCAAGGGTATCAGATTAGATGAATCCCAAAAACAGACGTTGATAGAAGGCAAAGCCCTATATCTGGAAGGAATGATTTCTACCAAAGGGGAACCCTTCAATGCCCATGTTCAGTTTAATGCAGATAAAAAGTATGTTGAATTTCTTTTTGATCACAAGCAGAGTCAGCAACAATCTCAATCACATTCACAGACCGAAGTCCCAAGAACATTCAGAGGCAAGGAATTAAATGATGAGCAGTATGACCGTTTTAAAGCTGGCCAAACGATTTATTTAGATGGACTGCTGGATAAAAAGAATCAGCCTTACCAGGGATATATCACCCTTAATCAGGAGAACGGAAAGATCGATTTTTCATTTAAGGACCCTGATAAAATCCAGCAGCAGGCAAAACCTACGGAGGAGCACAAAACACAGACAGCGGTGAATTCGGAAGGCAAGACCAACGAAGCCACCAAACATCTAAAGGAACCTTTACAGAAAGGCCAGCAATCCCCGAAAGACAAAAGCCAGCAGGTAAAGCAGGACAAACCTCAGCCCCGCGCTAGAAAACGCATATAA
- a CDS encoding terpene synthase family protein, with protein MNTLSLLNNHFKYPFPTLKNPNADLLQEITENDWIDGEYLWLYEQNPDVRKKYKKTKTAHIAAQWFPTAPVERFKPICRLMLWTLYNDDIYEESEPENIEAVRSQSIAILNGEINTDESTIPLGAMLFSLRQELLQFIPEESISRFAQMINRYFIGLEKEVQYKKNKKFPTITECIALREDSICLYPFLQLTEVETGVILPQEIHEHPVIRRLQALACHLVTYFNEVQSVVKDEATGSIYYNIVKVIQNERQISLEEACLEDLRLHNEDLREFVELQSSLPDFGIWQDAVVNWIHYMSMVLSGWKNISTKLARYNDMEFPNAKELKEKS; from the coding sequence ATGAACACCCTATCCCTACTTAATAATCATTTTAAGTATCCATTCCCAACATTAAAAAATCCTAATGCAGATCTTTTGCAGGAGATTACCGAAAATGACTGGATTGACGGAGAATACCTGTGGCTTTACGAGCAAAATCCAGACGTGCGAAAGAAGTACAAGAAAACCAAAACGGCTCATATCGCTGCTCAGTGGTTTCCAACTGCACCCGTTGAACGTTTTAAGCCTATTTGCCGACTGATGCTTTGGACACTTTACAATGATGATATCTATGAAGAAAGTGAGCCAGAGAATATTGAGGCCGTTCGAAGCCAATCTATCGCTATTCTGAATGGTGAAATTAATACCGATGAATCAACCATTCCTTTGGGAGCCATGCTATTTTCACTGAGACAGGAGCTTCTGCAATTTATCCCGGAGGAATCAATCTCAAGATTCGCTCAAATGATTAACAGATATTTCATCGGATTAGAAAAAGAAGTGCAGTATAAAAAAAATAAAAAATTCCCGACAATAACGGAATGTATCGCCCTGCGGGAAGATTCAATCTGCCTATATCCTTTTTTGCAGCTGACAGAAGTGGAAACCGGTGTTATCCTTCCTCAGGAAATTCATGAACATCCCGTGATACGTCGTTTACAGGCATTAGCCTGCCACTTGGTAACTTATTTTAATGAAGTGCAGTCTGTAGTGAAGGATGAAGCTACAGGAAGTATTTATTATAACATTGTAAAAGTCATCCAGAACGAACGGCAAATTTCCCTGGAAGAAGCCTGCCTGGAAGATCTGCGCCTTCACAATGAAGATCTTAGGGAGTTTGTGGAATTACAATCCTCTCTTCCCGATTTTGGCATTTGGCAGGATGCTGTTGTCAACTGGATCCATTATATGAGCATGGTTTTAAGTGGATGGAAGAATATCTCTACAAAACTGGCCCGTTATAATGATATGGAGTTTCCAAATGCTAAGGAATTAAAAGAAAAAAGCTGA
- a CDS encoding terpene synthase family protein, protein METIKLIFPMPTYPWTAPVSPFARRDFYEEREWYDTDYTFLSPKAREKYKQHGLSQVTVWMLPTVTEWHRIMPVTRYLIYHTVFDDYFENCPVDKLYGIRDHFIDVVLGAKPHQNDIGLFRQIAKTTEEIRALGAPGFWFDRLAHSFYKYITYGIIEEAVYKVAEKKRFPSLVHYMHIHEFTVGMCPYVDMIEPATDCYLPPEVFKHPMIQRLVVLMNRIIAVQNDVSSLAREMSRGSLEMMNLILIIQHENKISLEEAYQEAMKIHYADVAEFHAIHKALPDFGPDHPVFGAHLKAIDHYITHYEYMIAGINQWYQFGDSVRYNDIGGYPDPGSEYDKILG, encoded by the coding sequence ATGGAAACTATAAAACTAATTTTTCCTATGCCAACATATCCATGGACGGCTCCTGTTTCTCCTTTTGCGAGGAGAGACTTTTATGAAGAACGTGAATGGTACGATACCGACTATACATTTTTGTCGCCTAAAGCTAGAGAAAAATACAAGCAACACGGTCTCTCGCAGGTAACTGTCTGGATGTTGCCTACCGTCACAGAATGGCATCGCATTATGCCTGTCACTCGTTATTTAATATATCATACCGTATTTGACGATTACTTCGAGAACTGCCCTGTGGATAAACTATATGGAATACGAGACCATTTCATTGACGTGGTATTGGGGGCAAAACCTCATCAGAATGATATTGGGCTTTTCAGACAAATCGCTAAAACCACTGAAGAAATCAGGGCGCTTGGAGCACCGGGCTTTTGGTTTGATCGTCTGGCGCATTCATTTTATAAATACATAACTTATGGTATTATAGAAGAAGCTGTTTACAAAGTGGCCGAGAAGAAACGCTTCCCTTCGTTGGTTCATTATATGCATATTCATGAATTTACAGTAGGTATGTGCCCTTATGTTGATATGATTGAGCCTGCAACCGATTGTTATCTGCCGCCAGAGGTATTTAAGCATCCGATGATCCAGCGTTTGGTTGTTCTGATGAATAGAATTATTGCAGTACAAAACGATGTGTCATCCCTGGCAAGAGAGATGTCAAGAGGAAGTTTGGAAATGATGAATTTAATATTGATCATTCAACATGAAAACAAAATATCATTGGAGGAAGCCTACCAAGAGGCCATGAAAATACACTATGCCGATGTAGCAGAGTTCCATGCTATACATAAGGCGCTTCCCGATTTTGGGCCCGATCACCCTGTTTTTGGGGCGCACCTCAAAGCTATAGATCACTATATAACACACTACGAATACATGATTGCCGGCATTAACCAATGGTATCAGTTTGGAGATAGCGTGCGCTATAATGATATAGGAGGCTATCCTGATCCCGGTTCTGAATACGATAAAATCTTAGGTTGA
- a CDS encoding COG2958 family protein: protein MTFLELAQSILKEEKKPLTATEIWNLAVEKGYNKKLNSQGKTPWSTLGAQIYVNSKDNPKSVFAKTDSRPKRFYLKSMEGVLEDYENTIPEDLPPLKKKKFDFLEKDLHKYLTYFVYYHLNCYTKTIKHHTSSKKEFGEWVHPDMVGCYYRMEDWKPEINEFSSAVGVNSIVLYSFEIKRELSFGNLRESFFQCVSNSSWANESYLVAARISEDEDFMNELSRLAASFGIGVIELDLDDPHSSDVILPAKYKKNLDFETMNKLAMNNDFKDFIETVKIDLTSKKIHKKEYDPVDDLESLK from the coding sequence ATGACCTTTCTAGAACTTGCTCAATCCATATTAAAAGAAGAAAAGAAACCATTGACAGCCACTGAGATTTGGAACCTTGCTGTCGAAAAAGGATACAATAAAAAACTAAATTCACAGGGAAAGACTCCATGGTCAACATTAGGAGCTCAGATCTATGTGAATAGCAAAGACAATCCGAAATCAGTTTTTGCTAAAACAGATTCACGACCGAAAAGATTTTATCTAAAATCAATGGAAGGGGTATTGGAAGATTATGAAAATACAATTCCAGAAGATCTACCACCACTGAAAAAAAAGAAATTTGATTTTTTAGAAAAAGACCTTCATAAATACTTAACCTATTTCGTTTATTATCATTTAAATTGTTATACCAAAACAATAAAGCATCATACTTCTAGTAAGAAAGAATTTGGAGAATGGGTGCACCCTGATATGGTGGGATGCTATTATCGTATGGAAGATTGGAAGCCGGAAATCAATGAATTTAGCAGTGCCGTTGGCGTAAATTCCATCGTTTTATATTCATTTGAAATCAAAAGAGAGTTAAGCTTCGGCAACTTGAGAGAAAGTTTTTTTCAATGTGTTTCAAATTCTTCTTGGGCAAATGAGTCTTATCTAGTGGCTGCAAGAATATCAGAGGATGAAGATTTTATGAATGAATTGTCGAGGTTAGCTGCATCATTTGGTATTGGGGTTATCGAGCTTGATCTCGACGATCCGCATTCTTCTGATGTGATTCTTCCGGCTAAATACAAAAAGAATTTAGACTTTGAAACAATGAATAAGCTGGCAATGAATAATGATTTTAAAGACTTTATTGAAACTGTTAAAATTGATTTGACGAGTAAGAAGATTCATAAGAAGGAATATGATCCTGTTGACGACTTAGAGAGTCTGAAGTAG
- a CDS encoding restriction endonuclease subunit S, with amino-acid sequence MKNVEWGKFRVGQLFKIENTLSFNTNKLVSGKQFDYVTRTSQNQGVLQKTGFVNSKNINQAGNWSLGLLQMDFFYRQTPWYAGQFVRKVVPKIDIRPITIPFFTSALNKLKQPLLSVLVRNVDKTFLNSELTLPIKKNGDIDFDFMERFVAELEAERMEKLEKYLSENRLSNYDLTEQETNALENFENIEWSEFKIGNLFERINTKKLPFKADELSKHMTEKYNLPCLTSSFKNQGLNYFVPKEGATILKNVISIPSNSDIYRAYYQSNEFTVLSDAYAIRWILDDNKLLPNQYLFAVQCINKVTDLPLYSYKNKLGGWNVVKNKYIQLPVKNDKPDYEIMDFLISAINKSIVRKVVLYVERKKTELNELIENANA; translated from the coding sequence TTGAAAAATGTTGAGTGGGGGAAATTTAGAGTTGGTCAATTATTCAAAATTGAAAACACTCTTAGTTTTAATACTAATAAATTGGTTTCAGGAAAACAATTTGATTACGTAACAAGAACATCTCAAAACCAAGGAGTTTTACAAAAAACTGGTTTTGTAAATAGTAAAAATATAAACCAGGCAGGCAATTGGAGCTTGGGGCTTCTGCAAATGGATTTTTTCTACCGGCAAACCCCCTGGTATGCAGGTCAATTCGTTCGTAAAGTAGTTCCTAAAATTGATATTAGACCCATAACAATTCCTTTTTTTACATCAGCATTAAATAAATTAAAGCAACCCTTATTGTCAGTACTAGTTAGAAATGTGGATAAAACATTTTTAAATTCGGAATTAACCTTACCAATAAAGAAAAACGGAGATATTGATTTTGACTTTATGGAGCGTTTTGTTGCTGAGTTGGAAGCAGAACGAATGGAAAAACTTGAAAAATATCTTTCTGAAAATAGATTAAGTAATTATGATTTAACAGAACAGGAGACGAACGCTTTAGAGAACTTTGAAAATATTGAATGGAGCGAGTTTAAAATTGGAAATCTATTTGAAAGAATAAATACAAAAAAGTTACCTTTCAAAGCGGATGAATTATCAAAACATATGACAGAAAAATATAATCTTCCGTGTCTCACATCTAGCTTCAAGAACCAAGGATTGAACTACTTTGTACCTAAAGAGGGAGCAACTATTTTAAAGAATGTGATTTCTATTCCTTCAAATAGTGATATTTACCGAGCTTACTACCAATCTAATGAATTTACGGTTTTATCAGATGCTTATGCAATTCGCTGGATTTTAGATGACAATAAATTATTGCCGAATCAGTATTTATTTGCTGTTCAATGTATTAATAAAGTAACTGATTTACCTTTATATTCATATAAAAATAAATTAGGTGGATGGAATGTAGTAAAAAACAAATACATTCAATTACCTGTCAAAAATGATAAACCTGACTATGAAATAATGGACTTTCTAATTTCCGCCATTAATAAATCAATAGTCCGAAAGGTAGTTTTGTATGTAGAGAGAAAAAAGACAGAATTAAATGAATTGATTGAAAATGCCAACGCATGA
- a CDS encoding class I SAM-dependent DNA methyltransferase: MKGKTTTKSIEPNIADLANGWLKKYKLDYKLEQESLNNEIDKALSDYFTKNGGVGANRPDVKLLLQDKYQNFFPVLIEYKGYKGKLVKLDGDGQVENRTVKNEPNLKNINSYAVNGAVHYANALLHHTSYTDIIAIGMTGYKDETEKIHHEIGVYYVSKSNLGAGQKIGNYTDFSFLAPKNFDTFIDTVKTLQLSQEELDRLKEQREREIDQSLVKLNNDIYQNEKGLGENDRVYLVAASIIATLGIPGKVSPLEKSDLKSSKEKGYRDGDLMIKKIESFLSHKEIPDEKRQLIVRTLSNTLLTENINKVEDGESQLKRVFGKIVDDLGIYYKIGLTTDFTGKLFNEMYGWLGFSQDKLNDVVLTPSYVASLLVKLARVNKDSYVWDFATGSAGLLVAAMNEMLNDAKNTIQSPDELTQKEIKIKAEQLLGLELLSSVYMLAILNMILMGDGSSNILNTDSIKDFDGKYGFGKPKTKFPANAFILNPPYSASGNGMNFVEKALNMMNKGYAAIIIQHSSGSGKAVDYNKRILTKHTLLASIKMPIDIFIGKSSVQTQIYVFKVNEKHHKDEIVKFIDFSNDGYARSNRKKSSNNLKDIDRAQERYQEVVDLVRFGKSKLNIFKENEYYEGHIDPNNGADWNQSAPTETKPTLQDLKKTVSAYLSWDISNLLEQNSVDEELGK; this comes from the coding sequence ATGAAAGGAAAAACAACAACAAAATCAATAGAACCAAATATTGCAGATTTAGCAAATGGATGGCTTAAAAAATATAAATTAGATTATAAATTAGAGCAGGAGTCACTGAACAACGAAATTGACAAAGCTCTTTCAGACTATTTTACAAAGAATGGCGGAGTAGGAGCAAATCGACCAGATGTAAAACTACTATTACAAGATAAGTATCAAAATTTTTTTCCTGTATTAATTGAATATAAAGGCTACAAAGGCAAACTCGTAAAATTAGATGGTGATGGTCAAGTAGAAAATAGAACGGTAAAAAATGAACCTAATTTAAAAAACATCAATTCATATGCTGTAAACGGAGCAGTGCATTATGCAAACGCCTTACTTCATCATACAAGTTATACCGATATTATCGCTATCGGAATGACTGGTTACAAAGATGAAACAGAAAAAATTCATCATGAAATAGGTGTTTATTATGTTTCAAAAAGCAATTTGGGAGCAGGGCAGAAAATTGGTAATTATACTGATTTTTCATTTTTAGCACCTAAAAATTTTGACACTTTTATTGATACTGTTAAAACTCTTCAACTTTCACAGGAAGAACTTGATAGACTTAAGGAACAACGAGAAAGAGAAATTGACCAAAGTCTTGTAAAACTTAACAATGACATTTACCAAAATGAAAAAGGTTTAGGAGAAAATGACCGTGTTTATTTAGTAGCTGCTTCAATTATTGCAACACTTGGTATTCCAGGAAAAGTCTCACCTCTCGAAAAATCAGACTTAAAATCATCAAAGGAGAAAGGTTATAGGGATGGGGATTTAATGATTAAAAAGATAGAATCATTTTTAAGTCATAAGGAGATTCCAGATGAAAAACGACAACTAATTGTAAGAACATTATCTAACACACTATTAACGGAGAACATTAATAAAGTTGAAGACGGAGAAAGCCAACTAAAAAGAGTGTTTGGTAAAATTGTAGATGATTTAGGCATCTATTACAAAATTGGCTTGACCACAGATTTTACAGGCAAACTGTTCAATGAAATGTACGGTTGGTTAGGTTTTTCTCAAGACAAATTAAATGACGTTGTACTTACACCTTCGTATGTTGCTTCTCTATTAGTAAAACTTGCAAGAGTTAACAAAGATTCTTATGTGTGGGATTTTGCCACAGGCTCAGCAGGTTTGTTAGTTGCCGCAATGAATGAAATGTTGAATGATGCTAAAAACACTATTCAATCCCCAGACGAACTAACCCAAAAAGAAATTAAAATCAAAGCAGAACAATTGCTTGGTTTAGAGCTGCTATCAAGTGTTTATATGTTAGCAATCTTAAATATGATTTTGATGGGTGACGGTAGTTCTAACATCTTAAATACAGACTCAATTAAAGACTTTGACGGTAAGTATGGATTTGGAAAACCTAAAACCAAATTCCCTGCGAATGCTTTTATTCTCAATCCTCCTTATTCTGCTTCAGGAAATGGAATGAACTTTGTCGAAAAAGCATTGAATATGATGAATAAAGGCTATGCTGCAATCATTATTCAACACTCATCTGGTTCAGGTAAAGCAGTTGACTATAATAAAAGAATCTTGACTAAGCATACGCTTTTGGCAAGTATCAAAATGCCAATTGATATTTTCATTGGTAAATCTAGCGTACAAACCCAAATCTATGTGTTTAAAGTAAACGAAAAACATCATAAAGATGAGATTGTAAAATTTATTGATTTTAGTAATGATGGTTACGCAAGGTCTAACCGAAAAAAATCCAGTAATAATTTAAAAGATATCGATCGTGCCCAAGAACGCTATCAAGAAGTTGTTGATTTGGTCCGTTTTGGTAAAAGCAAATTGAATATTTTTAAAGAAAATGAATACTACGAAGGCCATATTGATCCGAATAATGGAGCCGACTGGAATCAATCTGCACCAACTGAGACCAAACCAACTCTGCAAGATTTAAAAAAAACAGTGAGCGCCTATTTATCTTGGGATATAAGTAACTTACTAGAACAAAATTCAGTTGATGAAGAATTGGGAAAGTAG
- a CDS encoding helix-turn-helix transcriptional regulator: MKEYSNDEIYALGLQIGCIIRTERLKKKISQEDLGLLIGSNSTTIGRIERYENSTSWELLIKICQSLEIDFYSLFKLHPLSYILMTIKEALSLETKLTKQKEQYYSDLEKTVKLAFKKIKT; this comes from the coding sequence ATGAAAGAATATAGTAATGACGAAATCTATGCTCTAGGTCTGCAAATTGGTTGTATAATTCGAACTGAAAGACTCAAGAAAAAAATTTCTCAGGAAGATTTGGGTCTCCTTATAGGTTCTAATAGTACAACTATCGGTAGAATAGAAAGATATGAAAACAGTACTAGCTGGGAACTTCTAATTAAAATTTGTCAATCATTAGAAATTGACTTTTACTCTTTATTTAAGTTACATCCTTTGAGTTATATTTTAATGACAATCAAAGAGGCATTAAGTCTTGAGACTAAATTAACAAAACAAAAAGAACAGTACTATTCAGATCTTGAAAAAACAGTAAAGCTTGCATTTAAGAAAATAAAAACCTAA
- a CDS encoding SusC/RagA family TonB-linked outer membrane protein, with protein sequence MKNSYYHIGGIFFGLMFTAVSIDTKAQTRTISGTVTSSGKPLQGVIISQEGRDQITMTGNNGTYTIQVSAENTILLFRHPDYAEEKFTLTNQKVVNISLEQKVKGIEEVILNAGYYKVKDKERTGSIAKVLAKDIGNQPVTNVLSAAQGRVAGVNIVQNSGMPGGGYDIQIRGKNSLRSLGNNPLYVVDGVPVGGEMASQFSGAVLPASSINPLNSINPADIESIEILKDADATSIYGSRGANGVVLVTTKKGKSGKAGAGAGGAGNLGLNVGTSYAVSSVINNLTMMKTGDYLRMRRQAYQNDGISSYPANAYDINGVWDQGRYMDWRKSLIGNTADAFTTNVSLSGGNERTSFLVGYGHNEQSTVFSKDFKYKADNLSANISHSSEDKRFQLSVSSRFSLQKNNVLSEDITRQAFLIVPNAPALYLADGSLNWENNTFNNPAGLYNSSYSYENKQFLTNMNVQYELLEHWFLKFNGGLNYQSFDERSLKPNTMYNPASYQGQSSASSQSYKSNQDRFSFILEPQLNWRMKKGRHALDVLVGTTFQRETGTQGSMIGIGFESNAFIKNVGAARTKIITDQIRTEYRYAAFFGRVNYQYAGRYILNVTGRRDGSSRFGPSNKFANFGAVGAAWIFSQESFLKNKKWLSFGKLRSSYGTTGSDNIGDYGYLDTYDLSEYLYNNTAGLNPSRLYNPNYSWEKTTKLEAALELGFFKNKINLTAAWYRNRSSSQLVGYQLPSITGFPSVLANLDAVVENSGWELELSAKPFSGGDFQWESGINISFPKNKLVSFPGLAGSTYANTYVIGQPITSVKVYQYEGIDPATGLYRFKDFNGDGKISAPDDRQAIENIGVRYFGGWNNTLRLKNWNLSFLFQFVKQRNWNYNNIMPIPGTMNNQPQEVMDVWSAENPVGTYMPYSSGSNGIKNQLHVFFMNSTAAVSDASFIRLKNLELGYKVPVKGAFKSVKVYFQGQNLLTFTKYFGPDPEFRNIGFLPPLKTYSMGVLITL encoded by the coding sequence ATGAAAAATTCCTATTACCATATAGGAGGCATTTTCTTTGGGCTCATGTTTACCGCTGTAAGCATCGATACAAAAGCCCAAACACGCACCATTTCCGGTACTGTAACCTCATCCGGCAAACCTTTACAGGGAGTTATAATCTCCCAAGAGGGTAGGGATCAGATAACCATGACCGGCAACAACGGAACCTACACAATACAGGTTTCAGCAGAAAATACCATCCTATTGTTCAGACACCCTGATTATGCAGAAGAAAAATTCACACTCACTAATCAGAAAGTCGTTAATATCAGTTTAGAACAAAAAGTAAAGGGAATCGAAGAAGTTATTCTCAACGCTGGCTACTATAAGGTTAAAGACAAAGAAAGAACCGGTAGTATCGCCAAAGTTTTAGCAAAAGATATCGGAAATCAACCTGTCACCAATGTACTCTCAGCGGCTCAGGGAAGGGTAGCGGGAGTGAATATTGTACAGAACTCGGGAATGCCGGGTGGAGGGTATGATATTCAGATAAGAGGGAAGAATAGTCTCAGGTCTCTTGGAAATAATCCACTGTATGTAGTGGACGGGGTTCCGGTAGGAGGAGAAATGGCTTCCCAGTTTTCAGGAGCGGTACTGCCTGCCAGCAGTATCAACCCGCTTAACAGTATTAATCCTGCGGATATTGAGAGTATTGAGATTCTGAAAGATGCGGATGCAACCTCGATCTATGGATCTAGGGGAGCGAATGGAGTAGTGCTGGTGACCACGAAGAAAGGGAAGAGCGGGAAAGCTGGTGCAGGTGCAGGAGGAGCAGGGAATCTGGGATTAAATGTGGGGACTTCCTATGCAGTAAGTTCTGTGATTAATAACCTTACCATGATGAAGACTGGGGATTATCTAAGGATGCGAAGGCAGGCTTATCAGAATGACGGGATTTCTTCCTATCCGGCTAATGCCTATGATATCAATGGAGTGTGGGATCAGGGGAGATATATGGATTGGAGGAAATCACTGATCGGAAATACCGCAGATGCTTTTACCACGAATGTCTCTCTAAGCGGAGGGAATGAGAGAACAAGTTTTTTGGTAGGCTATGGACACAATGAGCAATCTACCGTGTTTTCAAAAGACTTTAAGTATAAGGCGGATAATCTTTCTGCCAATATCAGCCACAGTTCTGAAGATAAACGTTTTCAGCTGAGTGTTTCCAGCAGGTTCTCGCTTCAAAAGAATAATGTACTGAGTGAGGATATCACCAGACAGGCTTTCCTGATAGTACCCAATGCTCCGGCTTTGTATCTGGCGGATGGAAGCCTCAATTGGGAGAACAATACCTTTAACAATCCGGCAGGACTCTATAACAGTTCTTATTCCTATGAGAACAAGCAGTTTTTAACCAATATGAATGTGCAGTATGAACTGCTCGAACATTGGTTTCTGAAATTTAATGGGGGACTGAATTACCAGTCTTTTGATGAAAGGTCCTTAAAGCCTAATACCATGTATAATCCTGCTTCCTATCAGGGACAGTCCAGTGCAAGCTCGCAGTCGTATAAGAGTAATCAGGATCGGTTTTCGTTTATTCTGGAACCTCAGCTCAACTGGCGGATGAAGAAGGGCAGACATGCCTTGGATGTGCTAGTAGGGACTACCTTTCAGCGGGAAACAGGCACGCAGGGTTCTATGATCGGAATTGGATTTGAGAGCAATGCTTTTATAAAGAATGTAGGAGCAGCCAGGACGAAGATCATTACCGATCAGATCAGAACGGAATACCGGTATGCTGCATTCTTTGGAAGGGTGAATTACCAGTATGCCGGAAGGTATATCCTGAATGTGACCGGAAGAAGGGATGGAAGCAGCCGATTTGGTCCCAGTAATAAGTTTGCGAATTTCGGGGCTGTGGGAGCAGCATGGATATTCTCTCAGGAATCTTTCCTGAAAAATAAGAAATGGCTGAGCTTTGGGAAACTTCGTAGCAGCTACGGAACTACCGGAAGTGATAATATAGGAGACTATGGGTATCTGGATACCTATGACCTCTCAGAATACCTGTATAACAATACCGCAGGGCTGAATCCTTCAAGGTTGTATAATCCCAATTACAGCTGGGAGAAGACCACTAAGCTGGAAGCAGCTTTGGAGCTGGGATTTTTCAAGAACAAGATTAACCTGACTGCGGCGTGGTACAGGAACCGTTCTTCAAGCCAGCTGGTAGGTTATCAGCTTCCATCTATAACAGGGTTTCCAAGTGTACTGGCCAATCTGGATGCCGTAGTGGAGAATTCAGGCTGGGAACTGGAACTTTCCGCTAAACCTTTTTCAGGAGGAGATTTTCAGTGGGAATCCGGGATCAATATCAGTTTTCCTAAAAACAAGCTGGTTTCTTTTCCGGGGCTGGCAGGTTCTACCTATGCCAATACCTATGTTATAGGACAGCCCATTACATCGGTAAAAGTATATCAGTATGAAGGGATTGATCCGGCTACAGGACTGTATCGGTTCAAAGATTTTAACGGGGATGGGAAGATCTCAGCTCCGGACGACAGGCAGGCCATAGAAAATATCGGTGTACGGTATTTTGGGGGATGGAACAATACCCTCCGCCTTAAGAACTGGAACCTGTCATTTCTCTTTCAGTTTGTGAAACAGAGAAACTGGAATTATAACAATATCATGCCCATACCGGGAACGATGAATAACCAGCCTCAGGAGGTAATGGATGTATGGTCTGCTGAGAATCCGGTCGGAACCTATATGCCGTATTCTTCAGGGAGCAATGGGATCAAGAATCAGCTTCATGTATTTTTTATGAACAGTACGGCAGCGGTGTCTGATGCTTCATTCATCCGCCTTAAGAACCTGGAGCTGGGGTATAAGGTTCCGGTAAAAGGAGCTTTTAAAAGTGTGAAGGTCTATTTTCAGGGACAGAACCTGCTGACTTTTACGAAGTATTTCGGGCCTGATCCTGAGTTCAGGAATATTGGCTTCCTGCCTCCTTTAAAAACCTATTCAATGGGGGTTTTGATTACACTATAA